GCGGAGTACAGGCTCTGATGAGATAAAGATGAGCCAGAGACCGCGGTGCtttgtaattccagaactcaggaggttaaggagaaatggagaatgcaaggctagcctgggttatatggcaagttccagggcagcctagcCTACATAGACCTGGTTTGGATGGAGGGCAGAGTTGGTGACAGGAAACCAGTATTCCAGGTTCAGAAGTCTTGGCATACATGTTGACAATACTGGCCTTTTCTTTCAGGTGACATGCACGACTTCTTTGTGGGACTTATGGGCAAGAGGGACAGCCAGCCAGGTAGGGTACACCCCGAGAAGGGTCTGGGTACTGCCTAAGGATATGCCAGAAGTGCCTCCCAGTTTGTCACCAGAGAGGAAGATGAGATTTTTCTCAGTTGTACTGAGTGTCTATGGCCCTTTCTTTCTCAGTCAACTCAGATCTACAGTCACCAGGATCAGCTCCTTCCCTGAGCAGCTTGGCTGAGAGAGGGACAGAAGGCTCTGCCTACCCCGAATTCTCCCAGTTCTGTCTTTCAGAGCTGTCTGTCATAGCCAGCCCATATTCAGAAGAATCCTTCCTAACTACACTGCTTGCTTCATTCACCGCAGACACTCCCACTGACGTGATTGAAGAGAACACCCCCAGCTTTGGCATCCTCAAATAGGCCCCCCAGTGCAGAAAAGGTAAGTACTATCAGGTGGAGAGGGAGGGGACGGGGAGAGGGAGGTGTCTGATGTGGTTTCAGAGATGCTATGATGCACACACCTTTGCCGTAAAGCACAGATTTATGAACAGTACACCAAGAGCTGGGCACATACTTAGACATACTCATGCTGTGTTTATCCCCACtgtgttctttcatctctttttccGATGTCATGGACTCCGATGATTACTGAGCAGACAGAGCCAGTGgtaggagacagggagaggaatcCTGTGGGGCTTCTCTGTTGTTCTGGACACTGTCTTCTCATGATCATCTTTCATTCACTATAGGTCTGATTATTCACAGATGAAGTGTTTGCCTCCCACGTAGGCTGAACTAAGCTGAGATGTAAACTGCTTAGGATGCAGTCAGGTACACTTGCGATTTAGGAAGAAATTCAGAGATGTCAAAAGTCTGTGGCAACAGCCAGAAACCATATCTCAGCCCCTTGGAGCAGCAGGATGTATTAGAACATAATCTAAACTCAGTCCTGGGCCTGCGTTTCTCTAGCTGTGTTTCCTTGGCCAAGTGACTTAATGCTGTGCCTTAGTTTCCCCGTTTGGAATATAAATGTGGTGATAAAATTGCCCAGGGTGGTGGTTTTATAGACAAAGCCTTTATAATGGTTCCCGGCACACAGAGAGTCATCTGTATTATGGTTCTTCCAGTCTGGGAGCTGGGTGTTGGGAAGGGAGGGTAGAGAGTGTCCTTATGTGTCCCCTGGCTGGCCTTTATCTGACTGCCGAAAGCCATCTAGGTCAGACCTCAGGACTGAGTGGGCTGAGACACTCCTCACTTGTCCACCAGTGTGAAAGCTCCTCAGGGAAGTCTAGTCAAAACACAGAGCTTCTGTCTTGACACCATCTACCCACACATGGCAAAGGCAGCTCAGCTGATGCCTTCCTTTTTGCTGGTttctaaagagaagagaggagggagcaagAATCTGGGAGCCTCTGCAACCCTGCAtggcctcctgcctctctcccctcACTCTGGGAATTCAGTCACAGCCTCAGGGTGGCCAGTCTGAGACCCAAGAAGCTGACTCTTGATACCACCTGTTCACAACTCCCTAGGACCAGGGTCTGGTCCCCTTTGCTGTTGGGCGAGAGGGCATAAGGGCTGTAATAACTGTAACTGGCTGATTACACGGTGCACACCATATCATTTTGCTCTCATTAGATGGCTATTTCAGTCCTGCCGATGGCCAGATAATTATGCGGGTAGCTATATCTGGGTGATATACTCTCCTCTGGCGTTATGCACTGACTGTAAAGATAATTACTGTGCGATTTTGCCATAGTATTTCATACAAATGGTAAAAGCAAGTGCATTGTGGAAATCTCCTTTTAATATTTGCAGGCGAGTCCAAGCTCTTTCAGAGGGATTTCAGTAATTGTAGCTTTCTTAATCTCACCACCGACGGTGTTCTAAGCCTGTCAGGTGCCGCATCAACAGGGCATAGAGTCCCCAGGGGCTAGCATTTAAAGTCGATTAGAGGACGTGGTCAACACAGATGACtacatcattttatttcattcatgtgAAGCTGCTGAAGAGAAGCCATTCAGAGCCTGCCTTCCAAGACCAAGAGCTGGGTGAAGGAGGGGAGGACGGGTTGCTGTGGGTGGGCTGTGTCTGCACCAGCCTCCTGGGAGTGCTGGGTGATATAAACcggtcagacagacagacagacagacagacacggaGATTAGCAGTTCAGGGAAGGGGAAAGCACCTGCAGCCAACAGTTAGTTCTCTGGTCCCAAAAGGCTCCAGGGACCACTGAGAGCTCAGCTTTGTTCCTCCCCTGAAGCTGGCCAGCCCTTGTTTCCTCAGTGGGTGGGACAGTGGGCATTTTGTAGGACAAAGGTgtgatttaaagttttatttatttatttttgtctttagcACTCTACTCCTGGACCGCGGATTGCATCATTAAGACACGGTCCCCGAGGCGGTCCCAGAGTCTGTGCTcctgcttccttttctcctctcgtcTGCAAGGTCCTCCTGTTGGCTCCCTTCCCGACTCAGCATAGAAGCTGCATAGGAACAGCCTCAACCCATATCCACTATGGTTTCTGTAGTGTCCTGCATTAAAAATACAGTGTCTCCTCTGCAACAATAAAGGGTTTTTACAAAGGAGTGACTGATGCAATTGAGTGGTTGACGAATGACTtttccataaatatatatttgcaaaAAAAGATGATACAAGGCCTGTAAagtggttcagcaggtaaaggggcttgccacacaggcctgatgacctgagttcgatccctgtaTCCACCACAGAAGGAGAGagtgttctctggcctccacatgtatgccatTGCACGAGCCTCTTTTCTtacaaatacactacacacatgcacactcacactcgcacacacgcacacacatatgcacacaaatgtaaACAAACCCCTACATATGACATTTAAGTAGACACACCTACATTTTGGATACATAATAGTTGTTCTCCTAAAGCCCTAAGTAATTCTTCATACAATTAACAACTAATTTGGTGATAAAAAGAACTGGTATACACcagtgtggtgatgcacacctgtaatcccagcacttagacaCCAGGGTGGTGgtactcagacagacagacaccaatGTGGTGccacaaacctgtaatcctaacagacagacagacaccagggTGGTagacacctgtaatcttagcactcagacaCCAGTTTGACACACACTGTGACCctcaggaaatagaggcaggaggatcttgagttttgAAGTCAGTCTTGGCCACAAAGTGAAATTCtgttttgagaaaacaaaaacaaccaaccctCAGATCTGGATAGTTACTCACAACCAAGAACCTTCCTAGGCCAGTTCAGATAAAGGGAAAGCAGACTTTCTGAAAGGCTTGCCTGTGTACCTAGGCAGGGCCTGGAAAAATTAGCAACTCCCTCATTCCCAATTAGGGGACTATTTTCTCTCAATGATAGCGTGGGTTCTAACAGATCCTGGGGAAGATGGCAACCATTGTCACCGGCTGCTTCCTCTGGGTTACATCTGATTATTGGTGTCTTCAATCAGAACAGCTGTGATCTCCTGCACGAGGTCCTCCTGAGGCTGGCTTATTAATGTTCCCACGTGTAGGACAGGAAGGCTAAGGAATCCCTGTCCTCCCGAAGGATGTGAGGTAGTAAACTATGAGATGGGACCCTTTGAAGCTCATTTTAGTGTAGCTGCCTGAAAGCTCCATGGGACAAGGCTTTCATGAGTTTTACCCATGTTGGGATGGTGTGGGGGGCTTTTCCACAACATAGATACCCATATAACCTGCTCCTGGTTGCAACTTCAAACTCCAAACTAAAATATTCGCCAAGCTGAGCTTGGACACAGGTGTGTCTTTGCTCTGCTGTTACCGTCTCTGTCTGCGACCAATAAAAATAGAGCCCGCCTCTCAAAACCCCACAACACCCACACATAGATTTTACCCGCCTCTCAAACCCCCACAACACCCACACATAGATTTTGTAGTATGGCAGGGTTATGGACAAGCAGATACAGCTTGATCCAGTTGGGGTGGAGGCAAGATGGGGAGGTTACGACAGGGGCCAAAAGAGAGGCAAGTTCCTCAGTATTAACTGGCTGCCGTAGCCATGAAAGGGCAAAGCATTTCTCTCAGATTCTTCCTCTGCAGTGTACCAATTACCTCCCAACGCTGGCATAGCAGAGCCCAGAATATGGCTGACATGCCATGGGCGTGCCTGTCTTTTATCAATCCGATATGCTAATGATCCCATACCACTGGGCTGTCCCCAAGCTCCTAGTCCTAGCCAGGTCCGGGAGAAATACAAAGGTGACACTCAGCCTTCCGAGGCAGCGCCATGATGGGACTTTGTAGCAGGTGCTGTTTCCTGCAGTTCTTCTCAGTTTTCCTCAGGGAAAGTTCTAATTTCCAACTGGGTCCCCCTTTGACTGACAGCTACACAGAGTGTAAAGGAGAGAAAGCTGCCCATTCGTAGCCAGGTCACATGACCACACTTGGTGGTGACGAGGACTACAGGGGAGAATGAGATGTTGGCAACATTTCCCTCACCCccaaggaaagggggaaggatcTAGACAGGAAGCTGTTGGGAGGGTCCTTAAGGATTGTGCTGGATGCtggtggctgctcttccatgcttccgggagtgtgtgtgtgtgggggggggttggggggggatgggaaaagacTCAGTTATCTTTGAGGGGCTGGCTGCTTGGAGTCTGATTATGCTCCAACAAGGGCAGCACAGATTgcgatttgtatatttttttgagGCGTGGGCACAAGGGTCGGAAGATGAACTTTGGAGGAACGGGTGTGGGATGcactgtatgaaattcccaaataattcataaaaatattatgctggaaaaaaagaaaagtgacctCAGGATTCTAGAGCCGTTCCCcacaagtcatctctctggcctttCAGAAGGAGCTGTCTGCAGGGTATTTGAGACACTCTTGGCAGGGTCTGGGCAAATTTCTTAGGGCTGAGAAAGCCCCAAGAGTTGGTTCTGCTCAAATCTGGAGTCCAGCATGTATGCTGAATTGCCTATGTGACAACTGTCTGCCAAGTAGACCATAAATGCAGAGAGGTTGCTCTCTGGTGGGGCTAACAAATATTACAGTGCCACAGATCTCAGAGGAAaaccaggctctctctctctctctctctctctctctctctctctctctctctgtctctctctcctctcccctctctctctgtctctctcctatccttccttcccttcttccctacctccctcttccctttctttcccacccctcccccaccatgtAATCCAGTCCAGGCTGATtcagaattcactatgtagcccaagctggtctcaattccccaaatcctcctgccttcaaaACTCTGGGTTAACGGGTGTTTAGCACCACACCCATCTTCTCAAATTCCTATTTACAGTACTTAGAGCAGTGAGAGCTCCCCGCACTGAACGCCCAGCCTGTTCTTCCTCATTTAGCCGTGTGCATCATTGTGACTGTATTTACTTTAACATCTCTAGATAGCAAACAGTTCACACCTTCCAGGAGGTTTGTTAGCTGATCAAGTTGACTGGCTCTGTGCTCCAAAGGCAGCTGGTGAGAGAGGTTaaacagtgtagctgtcttcagacacaccagaagagggcactggatcccatcacagatggttgtgagccaccatgtggctgctgggaattgaactcaggacctctggaagattagccagtactcttaacctctgagccatctctccagcccttagatttttttttttaaacctactttatAATAAGGATTTTTAGATGGTCTGACGTCCCTTCTAGCTGCCGTCCGAAGGTGGGGGAGAAAAGGTTGTAAACAGGACAAGGAGATGTGGACCTGCTCAGAAGTTCTTTGAGGCGATTCTAGTCTCCATCTGTCAGGAAACCAGCAGtgcagttcagtagtgtcagatAGTAAATATGAATCAGCAGGGGTGGCAGGATCCAGGAGACACAGCCAGGTCTCCACCAAATTGCTGAGTCAGTCCAGGACTGGCCAGGACACCAGGAACAATTCTCCGCCGTGcttctctcaacaaagtgaagatcagcgaagCGTTGTAAGGCTAAGCTATGCAAGACTCCGTCACTGTCCGTTTtacactctctccaaacatcacatgtcctcccacagtcttgcctcagcaaaacaccacatgagtctgtatcacgtgacacaaccagaaacttccacttcagggGGCTGCCTTGCCCAGCTATGGGAGCTTGTCCTGCCATTGGAACATAGTACCAACCTGAAAATCACTCTTCCATTGCAGAGCAAAGTGAAAGTAAACCATAAGAACAGGTTCCATGGCTGTCGTGTGGCCTTTTGTGGGAGACAGACGACTGTTCATTCCAGGTAAGTCACCAATGAGAGACCAAAGAAATAATTCCatttcaagtctagcctggtgaAGCAATGTTGTTTAATTAGGCTTGTAGCCTACAGGAGCAGGAGTGAGGGGTTATTTATAAAGTATGGGTAACTTACAGGGGCTACATCACCGAAGAAAATAATCTCAGCAACCATTAAGTACTTGTACACCCTCAGGGAGGTGGGTGTGCTCCACCCTAGCAGCCATTAACTTCCTGTGCTGCCTGAGAGAAAGGAActtcaatggagaaaatgcctccatcagaccaggttgtgggcaagcctgtgggatattttcttGTTGAagatggtgccacccctgggcaggaggTCCTGAAgtaggagaagcaagccagtaagcagcattcctccatggcctctgcttcaggcctttctgcctccaggttcctgccttggcttcccttcaAGACAGAGCATAAACTGTGAGCCAGACAAACCCTGTCCTCTacgagttgctttggtcacggtgttttaacacagcaatCTATACCCTAACAAAGACACTGCCTATATATCCTGGAAAGGGGTGGGACCTCATGAGAGCCCCTCCCTCCCCATGACAGCAATTAATGGGTCCAGTTTTAATGTAGATATAGTCAGTCACAGCTACAGAATAACTCAAGAAGACAAACACCTTGTCACGCTCTGAGGACGGCGAGCTACAGCAGTCTCTTTCCCTGATCCTTGTATACTTCCTGCCCCACCTGTGTCATATCTTGTTAACCCTGAGCTTCAGGAGGAGAAAAGGCCAAACCCACGACTGTCCAGTTGAAGCTGTATTTTGGGTGCACCCAGGACAGGCCAGCTGGCTACCAGTCGCCTAAGTTGGGATTTAAGGGAGGAGCCCCTGACAGCCTTTCAAAAGCTCGCTTATAAGAGAGGGAAGGTGTTCACAGGGGCAAGAGGGTTGGTTGTtagaatgaaagaaacaaaaaatgggTATCATGTGCTTGAGATTGCACGCAAGTTACACAAGCCTAAGGAACAGGAACTGACTCTTACTGGTAAATAGAAACCTTATTTTTGCAAGGGCTTAACACAAGACAAACAGGAACTTCCTTTTGACTATCTTAAGTGCACACAGAACTCTTAACCTCAAGGTGCATTTTTCCTGTTTTGGTCTCAGATTCCTTGAGGCCTAGTGGGGGTACTTTAGACATTTCACTCCCGACGGAGCACTTAGTAACCAACCACTTCCTCTCAGCACTTACCAGGTAGGTATGAGTCTGCAGGTAACCACTGCTCACCACCGAAAGCAGCTCCCTTGACCACGGAAGACCACAAGGATAAAATAGAATTGTAAACACAAATGTTTAACAGGCAGTTTCAGAAAACGGAGTGGCAGTGTCTGTGGGATCAGGAGTTTGGGTGTAAGAAAGTCAGGGTCAAAAGGCACCAAAAGGGAACAAGGGAGTGAACCCAACGCAGGAGTAGGTTGCACATACACCTGGCACGTCCCGCCAGGCAATATGTGCTAATCTGTCAAGGATTCCATCAGGTGTGGCTGTGTCAGAGAGACAGTTCATGCTGTTGTAAAGTCAAAACTAGAGGCTGAACTCATCTGGCCCAGAGAGGAAAAGTCCTGATACAAGCACTTCAAAGACAGAATATTTTCTGATTATCATAGCTTCATGTGCTGGGCCTTTAAGGCCCCTACCTGAATGCTATACTGCAGAGTTTGCCTTCCTCTGAGTTAAAGGTCAGACCTGAGAGATATCTCCTGTCACTCTTCATCCTCTTTTAACTGTCCAATTCCTTTTACGTTTTAGGAACCCAGGAAGGgatataaacacagaaaaaattttgagacaggcttttatgtagcctaggctactttcaaacttgctatgtagctgagggtaacCTTGACCTTCTGATACTTTTGTGTGGACCGACAACATAGTCATTCTGTGGTACAGCTGAAAGTAAggattttttttgcttgtttgtttgcttttgtcttaAAAGATTTACTTACATAACACATTTATTACGTGTACAGCATTCTGCCTGAAcgtacacctgcaggccagaagagggcaccagatctcattatcgatgattgtgagccaccatgtggtggctggaaattaaactcaggacctctggaagagcgccCAGGgatcttaatggctgagccagcTCCCTTGCCCCCAAAGGGAAGGTTTTAATGGCagatatgaaagagagagaacaggtaGAAAGAAGTAGACTGAACATAGCCAGCTGGCTGGACCTGGCCACGAGAAGCAGGCCTGTGCTGGAGTTGTGCccggctgcccactctctccaggCAGGGGAGACAGAACGGGAAGGCGGTGCTTCTTCCCTGTGGAGGAGCCAGCCTAGGCTGTCTAGGCTGTATAAGGATGAAGGCAGGAGAATTTTGGTTTTATGGCTATGCCTAGTCTTGAGCAGGATCATTTGAGCAGGATCATTTGATGAGAGGAGTCAGAAGGCGGGAGGAGGTCAGCGGTCAAATTCTAGACAGGGGACAGACCAGTTTAGAAACTGACCTGGGTTGCCATGGTCCAGGGAATCCTGTGACTCCATCTGGCCATGTACGAGGAAGGAGTGCCAGTTTTGGACCATCAGAAGAGCTTTCCAGGGGTCTAACCTGAAATACTCCATGCATTAATTGTCGACCCCTTGTTGAGAGCTTTCAGTGCTGCTTCTAGGAATCTGACATTTGTCACTGGGCTCagacaaggaagcaggctcagataagaaacagtgaccatggggCTTTGTTTACTACTTTGCTTAATTATTACCTTGTGTGATCTTTCTGCTGATTACTTTGCTTGATTACTGTCTTGTGTGATCTCCTTGTTTACTACTTcgcttgattactttgtctttgatctaagaactgactttttttcttcttatgtacctagaatgataaaaaagcagactgggaaaaaaaataaagcctcagcactggctggagtcatgttacaGTTTTGTctaattggtttttgtttttgtttttgttttttctttttcaacctttacttcctcctttgagatcctgttgactgactgagctggcttggtcaggcCCCCCATCCACACAGTCACATACCTGCACCCACACGCAGGTGTTAGAAGGCGCCTATATGTCTGAGCAAGGAAAGGTGACCAGCAAAAGTCAAAACAGGGGCTCTGGCAAAACCACAGATCCCTGCCTTCAGAAAGCTCGCGGGAGTTGTAAATTAACCGAACAAGGGCACAAATTTTTGCGAGGCTGCTGGCAGACTGGCTTGGACCTTCTCTTCACtccccaggctccaggctccgCCCGGCCATCGGGGGGCGCTGCCTCCTCCGGGACGGCGGGGGGCGCTGCGAGCCGGGCGGCGGGGGGCGCTGCCTCCTCCGGGACGGCGGGGGGCGCTGCGGGCCGGGCAGCGGGGGCGGCCCGGGCCGGCGCGGCGAGCGGCTCGGCGGATGGAGAGTCTGGCCGCGGCCGGCGTCGCCGCCTCCTCGTCGGGCCGGGCACGGCGGGCCGGGGCCTTTGTGTGAGGCGGCGGCGGCGATGGTGCTCGGGCCCCGCGGAGCCGGGTAAGCGCGGTCGGGTCCAGCCGGACTCCCGCTCGGCCTTTCTGTCGCCCTGGCTGGGCGCGCCCCGCCGGTGTCCCCGGCCGGCCCTGCCGCGGCTCCCCGGCCTCCGCTTGGCCGGCTCCCGCGGCGCCGGGCCTGGGTCGCACGGGGGCAGCCCGCGCTGTCTGCGGCGACCGAGGTGCGCCCTCCCGGCGGTGCTGCGCCCCAGCCCGGTGCTGCCCCTGCCCTGGCGGATCGCGGGGAGACCGCGGCGCCGGCACACCGTTGGTTGGGGCGCACTCCTTGCAAGTTGCAGATCCACAGTGTGCCCGGAGCCTCCCACGGTGGATGAGTGACCGCCAGGGCCCGGGAGACGCGTGGCTGGTACCCAACAATACTCAGACGAGTGCTGGGCCCCGGGAAAAGTTGGGAATTGTTGGTGGAACCCGGTGCGATGGAGAAAGGGGCTGTGCTGCTCAGGGCGAGTTGTGCGACGCACACACATGTGACTAGCTGTTCCTCAGAGGTGTGCAAGACCCGAAAGGGGAGAAAAGTGATGTTAAAAACGCTTGAAGGAATCTTCCCCTTGCTTAAGCATCCAGTTGCTACTATACGGTTGGTAAAGACAGATGCAGAGTACCTAAGTAATGTTACATACCACAGTTGTGTTcgctttgctttcttctttggtTATGAGTTTAGCTTCATCCACAGAATAAAGTAACGCTGCGAAACCAGCATCCGGAATGGGCCTGGGAAGGACCAGAGAATAGGCATGTAGCCCATGAAGGGCGAGGTGGGGATTCAAGAGTTTGAGATTTTGAACGGGTGGCCGTTATCTGTCAGtctagcatttgggagatggaggctCATGGTGAGATCAAGACCATCCTTAGTAACAGAGCATTTTCCagagttagcctgggctacataagatctcaaaaagaaaaaaaaaagagagaggtttGTTGATAGGCCTGAAAGCACAGATATGGCAGACAAGTAAGGTGCAGCCGTTacgtcttcctcagcagctagtGGAGCGTTGATAAAAGTGTGTTTGTGGCATTGTGAGGAGAGAGAGTAGACttgatgacagaaaaaaaaaaaaaaaaaaaaaaagttaggaagaagtaaagaaaccTTAGCCTGTTGTTTTGGTAGCACGGAGGGTTGTACTTCCACGCGGTTGGAAGACTCCTAGCTAGACACATACTGCTCACTcccctctttttaaaatgtacagtttCGCTTTATACcccaggctatcctagaactaatattcctgccccagccttccaAGCGCTACACTTATGGGTATATGCTTTTGTACCTGgcctccttgtgtgtgtgtgtgtgtgtttttttaaggatttatttgtgttttgttttgtgtggatGAGTGTTTGCCCCCATGCGTGTAAGTGTACCGTGTGTGTCTGTTGCTTGAagaaatcagaagagggtgtcggatcccctggaactagagttatagccatgcgggtgctggggatgggacctgggtcctctgcatgaacagcagatgctcttagttgctgagctgtctttccaatCCTCAGACTTTCAAGATCAagctaattgattttttttttttttctcatctcttttggGTTTTGTCATGATGATTCTGTAGTTGGGTCTGTGCATGGTGAAGATCATACCCTCCTTGCTATTTTTGGCTCTGGTTTTCCTTGTCCACTTGTTCAGCTAGGACACACTTGAGAATGGCTGTCTTTTTCTCCTGCACAGAGCCGCTTTTTAGGGATGCTTTGCTCTCTTGTCTTGCCCACAGATTGACCTTGCTGACACGGAGGCGACTTCCTAGGAGCTGCTAAGATGGGCATGAGGATCAAACTGCAAAGCAGCAACCACCCCAACAACCTGCTGAAGGAACTGAACAAGTGCCGGCTGTCAGAGACCATGTGCGATGTCACCATCGTGGTGGGGAGCCGCTCCTTCCCCGCCCACAAAGCCGTGCTGGCCTGCGCAGCTGGCTACTTCCAGAACCTCTTCTTGAATACCGGGCTAGACGCTGCGCGGACCTACGTGGTGGACTTCATCACTCCTGCCAACTTTGAGAAGATCCTGAGCTTTGTATATACATCAGAGCTTTTCACAGACCTGATCAACGTTGGGGTCATCTATGAGGTCGCCGAGCGTCTGGGAATGGAGGATCTGCTCCGAGCCTGCCATTCCACTTTCCCTGACCTAGAGAGCACTGCCATAGCTAAGTCTTTGACCAGCACCAGTGACAGCCAGTGTGTCTCTCTGAGCTGTCCTTCAGTAGATCCCACTCACCCCCTTGGAGAGCTCCGGAGGAGTGGGGAACACTTTGGTCCCGATCGAAACTATGTGTTGCCTACTGATGCAGGAGGAAGCTACAAAGAGGAAGAGCGGAGTGTTGCGGGTGACACTAATCATGCCTTGCCCCTGCCACAGCTGCCACTGCCACCAAAGTCAGAAGACCACGACGCCCCCGTTCCCTTCACGTCTGTTCCTAGTATGGTGACCCCACCACCAGTCCTAGGCACGGTGAGCACAGGCATCCAGACCAGCACGAGTTCTTGCCAGCCATACAAAGTTCAAAGCAATGGAGACTTCAGTAAAAGCAACTTCTTCGCCTCTGATAATGCCGTAGACATTACAACCCAGACCAATTCCTGTCTGAGCAATAGTGACCACTCCAGAGATCCAGGCTTTGGACAGATGGATGAGCTCCAGTTGGAGGACCTGGGGGACGATGATCTGCAGTTTGACGACCCGGCTGAAGATATCGGGACCACGGAGGAGGTGATTGAGTTGAGTGACGACAGCGAGGACGACCTGGCTTTCGGTGACAGTGACAACCGGGAGAATAAAGCCATGCCCTGCCAGGTGTGCAAGAAGGTTCTAGAGCCGAACATTCAGCTGATACGGCAGCACGCGCGGGACCACGTAGACTTGCTCACGGGCAACTGCAAGGTCTGTGAGACCCATTTTCAGGACCGAAACTCCCGCGTGACCCATGTCCTGTCTCACATCGGCATTTTCCTGTTTTCCTGTGATATGTGTGAGACAAAGTTCTTCACCCAGTGGCAACTGACCCTGCACCGGCAGGATGGGATATTTGAGAACAACGTGATTGTCCATCCTAATGAACCCCTGTCTGGGAAACTGGGTCTCTTTCCAGGGGCAGCCTCCCCAGAGCTGAAATGTGCTGTCTGTGGGAAAGCGTTGGCCAAAGATTTCCATGTGGTCCGCGGCCACATCCTCGAGCATGTGAACTTgaagggccagtcctgcagtgTCTGTGATCAGCGTCACCTCAACCTATGCAGCCTCATGTGGCACACGCTCTCCCATCTGGGcgtttcagtcttctcctgttcaGTCTGTGCGAGTAGCTTTGTGGACTGGCACCTTCTAGAGAAGCACGTGGCCGTGCACCAGAGCCTAGAGGATGTCCTGTTCCGCTGCCACTTGTGCAACCAGAGCTTCAGGTCGGAGGCAGCCTGCCGCTACCACGTCAGCCAGCACAAGTGCAGCAGTGGCCTTGACACACGGCCCGGTTTGGGGCTACCACACCTAGCCCTCCAGAAGCGGAAGCTGCCCGCTGAGGAGTTTCTGAGTGAGGAGCTGGC
Above is a window of Arvicanthis niloticus isolate mArvNil1 chromosome 22, mArvNil1.pat.X, whole genome shotgun sequence DNA encoding:
- the Zbtb39 gene encoding zinc finger and BTB domain-containing protein 39 isoform X2, with the protein product MGMRIKLQSSNHPNNLLKELNKCRLSETMCDVTIVVGSRSFPAHKAVLACAAGYFQNLFLNTGLDAARTYVVDFITPANFEKILSFVYTSELFTDLINVGVIYEVAERLGMEDLLRACHSTFPDLESTAIAKSLTSTSDSQCVSLSCPSVDPTHPLGELRRSGEHFGPDRNYVLPTDAGGSYKEEERSVAGDTNHALPLPQLPLPPKSEDHDAPVPFTSVPSMVTPPPVLGTVSTGIQTSTSSCQPYKVQSNGDFSKSNFFASDNAVDITTQTNSCLSNSDHSRDPGFGQMDELQLEDLGDDDLQFDDPAEDIGTTEEVIELSDDSEDDLAFGDSDNRENKAMPCQVCKKVLEPNIQLIRQHARDHVDLLTGNCKVCETHFQDRNSRVTHVLSHIGIFLFSCDMCETKFFTQWQLTLHRQDGIFENNVIVHPNEPLSGKLGLFPGAASPELKCAVCGKALAKDFHVVRGHILEHVNLKGQSCSVCDQRHLNLCSLMWHTLSHLGVSVFSCSVCASSFVDWHLLEKHVAVHQSLEDVLFRCHLCNQSFRSEAACRYHVSQHKCSSGLDTRPGLGLPHLALQKRKLPAEEFLSEELALQGQPGNS
- the Zbtb39 gene encoding zinc finger and BTB domain-containing protein 39 isoform X1; its protein translation is MGMRIKLQSSNHPNNLLKELNKCRLSETMCDVTIVVGSRSFPAHKAVLACAAGYFQNLFLNTGLDAARTYVVDFITPANFEKILSFVYTSELFTDLINVGVIYEVAERLGMEDLLRACHSTFPDLESTAIAKSLTSTSDSQCVSLSCPSVDPTHPLGELRRSGEHFGPDRNYVLPTDAGGSYKEEERSVAGDTNHALPLPQLPLPPKSEDHDAPVPFTSVPSMVTPPPVLGTVSTGIQTSTSSCQPYKVQSNGDFSKSNFFASDNAVDITTQTNSCLSNSDHSRDPGFGQMDELQLEDLGDDDLQFDDPAEDIGTTEEVIELSDDSEDDLAFGDSDNRENKAMPCQVCKKVLEPNIQLIRQHARDHVDLLTGNCKVCETHFQDRNSRVTHVLSHIGIFLFSCDMCETKFFTQWQLTLHRQDGIFENNVIVHPNEPLSGKLGLFPGAASPELKCAVCGKALAKDFHVVRGHILEHVNLKGQSCSVCDQRHLNLCSLMWHTLSHLGVSVFSCSVCASSFVDWHLLEKHVAVHQSLEDVLFRCHLCNQSFRSEAACRYHVSQHKCSSGLDTRPGLGLPHLALQKRKLPAEEFLSEELALQGQPGNSKYSCKVCGKRFAHTSEFNYHRRIHTGEKPYQCKVCHKFFRGRSTIKCHLKTHSGALMYRCTVCGHYSSTLNLMSKHVGVHKGSLPPDFTIEQTFMYIIHSKEAEKNPDS